One Turneriella parva DSM 21527 genomic region harbors:
- a CDS encoding inorganic pyrophosphatase encodes MKLSQFTAHPWHGVAIGDEAPSVVTAFIEIVPSDTIKYEIDKASGLMKVDRPQKYSSLPPALYGFIPQTYCDERIRALANDKKVTSGDHDPLDICVITERSIGSNGFLVRARTIGGLRLIDEQEADDKIIAVMADDPIYGSIETLKDAPQSLIDRIRHYFLTYKDFPGQKRKIEMGEVYERDVACKVIEAAVADYKAKFHY; translated from the coding sequence ATGAAGCTGAGTCAATTTACCGCGCACCCCTGGCATGGTGTCGCGATTGGCGACGAAGCCCCGAGCGTTGTCACAGCTTTTATTGAGATCGTGCCCTCAGACACGATCAAGTATGAAATCGATAAGGCATCGGGCCTCATGAAAGTTGATCGCCCGCAGAAATATTCATCGCTGCCGCCGGCTCTCTACGGTTTTATTCCGCAGACGTATTGCGACGAACGCATTCGCGCGCTCGCGAACGACAAGAAAGTCACCAGTGGTGACCATGATCCGCTGGATATCTGCGTGATTACCGAACGAAGCATCGGCAGCAACGGCTTTCTCGTGCGCGCCCGCACGATCGGCGGGCTAAGGCTCATTGACGAACAAGAGGCCGACGACAAGATTATCGCGGTGATGGCTGATGATCCGATTTACGGCAGCATCGAAACGCTGAAAGATGCACCGCAATCGCTTATCGACCGCATTCGCCATTACTTTCTTACCTACAAAGATTTTCCTGGCCAGAAACGCAAAATTGAAATGGGCGAAGTTTATGAACGCGACGTTGCCTGTAAGGTCATCGAAGCTGCGGTTGCAGACTACAAGGCGAAGTTTCATTACTAA
- a CDS encoding TetR/AcrR family transcriptional regulator translates to MKKSSTATPAKERLLATAARLFEAQGYESTGINQIIAESETAKASFYDHFPSKELLGQEYLARYGRKHLELLGLLMQRSATPQDFIAAWVRLIRRQNRSGVFYGCPMANLRAQIGIGSPALASAIASLAADTIEALSGYLRAFYGEKAGTAKHARAVARRIFQIYEGGVHVWRLTGDDAALDDIEPLCLAILDRDCC, encoded by the coding sequence ATGAAAAAAAGCTCCACAGCTACCCCGGCCAAAGAAAGGCTGCTCGCGACTGCGGCGCGCCTCTTCGAAGCGCAGGGCTATGAATCAACGGGTATTAACCAGATAATCGCCGAATCTGAGACCGCAAAGGCCAGCTTTTACGACCATTTTCCCTCGAAAGAGCTTTTGGGGCAAGAATACCTCGCCCGTTATGGCCGCAAACACCTCGAACTTCTCGGGCTGCTGATGCAGCGCTCGGCGACCCCGCAAGATTTTATTGCTGCATGGGTTCGCCTCATCAGGCGGCAGAACCGCTCGGGTGTGTTCTATGGCTGCCCCATGGCGAATCTGCGCGCGCAAATCGGCATCGGGTCGCCGGCGCTGGCAAGTGCAATCGCATCGCTCGCCGCCGATACGATTGAAGCGCTCTCTGGCTACCTGCGCGCATTCTACGGCGAGAAGGCTGGCACGGCAAAGCATGCCCGGGCAGTAGCAAGGCGGATTTTTCAAATTTACGAGGGTGGCGTGCACGTCTGGCGGCTCACCGGCGACGACGCTGCGCTCGACGATATTGAGCCTCTTTGTCTTGCTATACTTGACCGCGATTGCTGTTGA
- a CDS encoding ABC transporter substrate-binding protein, producing MNWQSLKHSSFRYSLTQDRLLAVAARFICAFLCVASLVSCGGDDKPAGIITIPLKYRAEILDPLYAVDESTVMVVNFLHRRLFAYDADGRLVSDLAESESLAGRVVRVKLRHGSATADDVVYALQRVQKDANQSWVMEQIAAVRKVGPLLIEIELSKSPRPASADWQMARIKLTLPQCAVFVAAEHRKGNGFVPFTRYRIESQTGDRIVFSTTDGSPRLEFLVMPDETARYFAFREARLDAYEALGIHRKLPYDADIYEPQTMHDLVVLYAAFNVSAPSALAQPGLRRAINLAFDRQAICQKTLLGACSGADYPVPAVLSPPPGRAFPPAGDYVLPQTKETVTLFTLSDKERMLIAEYMRHVFAKFNIHLEFRIVDLPSMVRESNKGTRGVYLMKWSADYPHAENFLMPLFHSRNAGIGGNRAHFKDQKLDTMLDRSGYSAREVDDIQQRLRELSPWLFIGFQNMQFYRLKKSRLRIPRIFAGWGERAISEPVR from the coding sequence ATGAACTGGCAATCGTTGAAACATTCATCTTTTAGATATTCATTGACCCAAGACCGTTTGCTGGCAGTCGCTGCCAGATTCATTTGCGCATTTCTGTGTGTCGCCTCGCTAGTAAGCTGCGGAGGTGACGACAAGCCTGCGGGCATCATCACAATACCTTTAAAATACCGCGCTGAGATTCTCGACCCGCTTTATGCAGTCGATGAATCGACGGTGATGGTGGTGAATTTTCTACACCGCCGGCTGTTCGCGTACGATGCCGATGGTCGCCTAGTTTCAGACCTGGCAGAAAGTGAAAGCCTCGCTGGCCGGGTGGTGAGAGTGAAACTGCGCCATGGCAGCGCAACGGCCGACGACGTGGTTTATGCGCTGCAGCGGGTGCAGAAAGACGCCAACCAAAGCTGGGTAATGGAGCAGATTGCCGCGGTACGAAAAGTGGGTCCGCTTCTAATTGAGATTGAACTGAGCAAGTCGCCCCGGCCGGCGAGTGCAGATTGGCAGATGGCGCGCATTAAACTGACGCTGCCGCAATGCGCTGTATTCGTTGCAGCAGAACACCGTAAGGGCAATGGCTTCGTGCCGTTCACGCGCTACCGTATAGAGTCGCAGACCGGTGACCGCATCGTATTTTCGACGACCGATGGTTCGCCACGGCTCGAGTTTCTCGTGATGCCCGACGAGACAGCGCGGTATTTCGCTTTTCGCGAGGCGCGGCTCGACGCCTACGAGGCGCTCGGTATTCACCGCAAGCTACCCTATGATGCCGATATTTATGAACCGCAGACGATGCACGACCTGGTGGTGCTATACGCTGCATTTAATGTGAGTGCCCCTTCGGCATTGGCCCAGCCGGGGCTGAGGCGGGCGATTAACCTGGCTTTCGACCGGCAGGCAATCTGCCAGAAAACGCTGCTCGGTGCCTGTTCGGGCGCAGACTACCCCGTACCGGCCGTGCTGTCGCCCCCGCCGGGCCGGGCTTTTCCACCGGCGGGTGACTATGTTTTACCTCAGACAAAAGAGACGGTGACGCTCTTTACACTGAGCGACAAAGAGCGCATGCTGATTGCAGAATACATGCGGCACGTTTTCGCGAAGTTTAACATTCACCTTGAATTTCGCATCGTCGATCTGCCGAGCATGGTGCGTGAAAGCAACAAAGGCACGCGCGGTGTATACCTCATGAAATGGTCGGCGGATTATCCACACGCAGAAAACTTTCTCATGCCGCTGTTCCATTCGCGTAACGCGGGTATTGGCGGCAACCGTGCGCACTTCAAAGACCAAAAGCTCGATACGATGCTCGACAGATCGGGATATTCGGCCAGAGAAGTCGACGATATTCAGCAGCGGCTGCGCGAGTTGTCACCTTGGCTTTTTATCGGCTTTCAGAACATGCAGTTTTACCGGTTGAAGAAATCGCGCCTGCGCATACCCAGAATATTTGCGGGCTGGGGTGAGCGCGCTATCAGCGAGCCGGTACGCTAG
- a CDS encoding nitroreductase produces the protein METETVELKEITGAAASVSEAMNTRHSIRRFDPRPVEQAKLDALFTTSLRAPSWKNSQPWQVHVVTGEKRSRLATLLTEAAIAGNLKPDIAWPAVYPADAKRRMFDLGMKIYGVAGIDRKDKAARDQFMVDNFKFFDAPVAVFITSNFEMNYYVGIDIGCYLQSVMLLAREHGLGTCPQAALSAAPEVVRAELGLAEEQKVLVGLSLGYPLAEPELNRFHTPREALADKVKFYS, from the coding sequence ATGGAAACGGAAACTGTCGAACTGAAAGAAATCACCGGCGCCGCAGCGAGTGTCAGCGAAGCGATGAACACAAGGCACAGCATTCGCCGCTTTGACCCGCGCCCAGTTGAACAGGCGAAACTCGATGCGCTGTTCACAACGAGCCTTCGGGCCCCCAGCTGGAAAAACTCGCAGCCGTGGCAGGTACACGTCGTCACGGGCGAAAAGCGCAGCAGGCTTGCGACGCTGCTGACCGAAGCCGCTATTGCCGGCAACCTCAAGCCCGACATCGCCTGGCCCGCCGTTTACCCTGCCGACGCCAAGCGCCGTATGTTCGATCTCGGCATGAAAATTTATGGCGTCGCGGGCATCGACCGCAAAGATAAAGCGGCACGCGACCAGTTCATGGTCGACAACTTCAAGTTCTTCGACGCACCGGTAGCCGTTTTTATCACGAGCAACTTTGAAATGAACTATTACGTCGGCATCGACATTGGCTGCTATCTGCAGTCGGTGATGCTGCTCGCGCGCGAACACGGGCTTGGCACCTGCCCACAGGCGGCATTGTCGGCTGCACCCGAAGTGGTGCGCGCAGAACTCGGTCTCGCCGAAGAGCAGAAGGTGCTCGTGGGGCTGAGTCTCGGGTACCCACTCGCCGAGCCAGAGCTAAACCGCTTTCACACCCCGCGTGAGGC
- a CDS encoding 7TM diverse intracellular signaling domain-containing protein produces the protein MKKFNLVKMLMIGLLAGKTAAAATSPIDWGTGTKQLNLGSSMDFYKDETGEASLATVRKLPDSAFASADKANLGFFVKPVWLRFRFTPTAERLMLRHDYAMTDYVTLYEPGKNGYDENTQGDMIDFARRDVKHRLVSFWITPRSTDWYYIRLQTKGSVNLAFTLADATQALESDHVSQYFLGMFFGTIAVMFFYNFFLFFSLREPAYLFYCCYIGSFAILAGTLNGISYQLLWPASPWLQNRAFSIFAGSAMSFGIIFAMLFLNLKQLSRPLYLAAHAVGAAGTGVALSAFVLDPGTSVRIANVLGIPWVLALLSSAVLAWWRDYKPARYFLAAWIVMLAGTVVFTLTTRGVLPPNPFFVNAMLVGSALEVILLSLALADRINVLKKDKERIQQQALDKQKRLTDAYSRFFPRRMLELLDRDSVEQVTLGDATERDMTVLFADIRGFTTLSEKMTPRDSFKFLNSYLKRMSPIIRAHDGFIDKFMGDGIMALFPENSESALKAAITMQQTVRKYNHHRMKSGYDPIRIGIGIHKGALMLGTVGEQERMDGTVISDAVNLASRIESLTKKFDADVLISESVFHDLADPTVYMTRVIARVKVKGKEQPVTVLQVFDGMPDYQIEMLDKTRGAFERGFLSFHERRFADAQAMFRQVIEINPGDSVADMYLEKARYFELIGSTKPLAGAP, from the coding sequence ATGAAGAAATTCAATCTGGTGAAGATGCTGATGATCGGCTTGCTGGCAGGCAAAACTGCTGCAGCTGCAACATCGCCCATCGATTGGGGCACTGGCACGAAACAGCTGAATCTGGGCTCGTCGATGGATTTTTACAAAGACGAAACCGGGGAGGCATCGCTTGCCACCGTGCGAAAACTGCCAGACTCAGCGTTTGCGAGTGCAGATAAGGCCAACCTCGGGTTCTTCGTAAAACCTGTTTGGCTGCGGTTTCGCTTCACACCCACCGCCGAGCGTTTGATGCTGAGGCATGATTACGCGATGACCGACTACGTCACGCTCTACGAACCGGGAAAAAACGGCTACGATGAAAACACCCAGGGCGATATGATCGACTTCGCGCGGCGCGACGTGAAACACCGCCTGGTTTCGTTCTGGATAACGCCGCGCTCAACAGACTGGTATTACATTCGCCTGCAGACCAAGGGCAGCGTCAATCTGGCATTCACGCTCGCTGATGCGACGCAGGCTCTCGAAAGCGACCATGTCTCGCAGTATTTTCTGGGCATGTTTTTCGGCACCATCGCCGTAATGTTCTTCTACAATTTTTTTCTGTTCTTTAGCCTGCGCGAACCGGCATATCTCTTCTATTGCTGCTATATCGGTTCATTTGCGATACTTGCCGGCACACTCAACGGTATTTCGTACCAGCTTCTCTGGCCGGCGAGCCCCTGGCTGCAGAACCGCGCGTTTTCCATATTCGCGGGCAGTGCAATGAGCTTTGGCATCATCTTCGCGATGCTGTTTCTCAATTTGAAACAACTTTCAAGGCCACTCTATTTGGCCGCACACGCAGTAGGCGCAGCCGGCACCGGCGTTGCCTTGAGCGCGTTCGTGCTCGACCCCGGTACCTCAGTGAGGATAGCCAACGTACTCGGTATACCCTGGGTGCTCGCATTGCTCTCGAGCGCCGTTCTGGCGTGGTGGCGCGATTACAAACCAGCCCGGTATTTTCTCGCCGCCTGGATCGTGATGCTTGCAGGTACGGTGGTATTTACGCTGACGACGCGCGGCGTGCTGCCCCCTAACCCTTTCTTCGTCAACGCGATGCTTGTCGGCAGCGCGCTTGAAGTGATTTTGCTTTCGCTCGCACTGGCCGATCGCATTAACGTGCTCAAAAAAGACAAAGAGCGAATTCAGCAACAGGCGCTCGACAAGCAAAAGCGGCTGACCGACGCCTATAGCCGTTTTTTTCCAAGGCGAATGCTCGAGCTTCTCGACCGCGACAGCGTCGAACAGGTCACGCTGGGCGATGCCACAGAACGCGACATGACGGTGCTGTTCGCAGATATTCGCGGCTTCACCACCCTCTCAGAAAAAATGACGCCGCGCGACAGCTTCAAATTTCTCAACTCTTACCTCAAGCGCATGAGTCCGATCATTCGCGCGCACGATGGCTTCATCGACAAATTTATGGGCGACGGCATAATGGCGCTGTTTCCTGAAAATTCTGAGTCGGCTCTTAAGGCGGCAATTACGATGCAGCAGACCGTGCGCAAGTATAACCACCACCGCATGAAATCGGGTTACGACCCCATACGTATTGGCATCGGTATTCATAAAGGGGCGCTGATGCTCGGCACAGTCGGCGAGCAAGAGCGTATGGACGGGACGGTGATTTCTGATGCAGTAAACCTCGCTTCACGTATTGAATCCTTAACAAAGAAATTCGACGCCGATGTGCTGATCAGCGAAAGTGTGTTTCATGACCTTGCCGACCCGACCGTGTACATGACGCGGGTGATCGCCCGGGTTAAAGTGAAAGGGAAAGAACAACCCGTGACTGTTTTACAGGTTTTCGACGGCATGCCCGATTACCAGATCGAGATGCTCGACAAAACCCGCGGCGCCTTCGAACGCGGCTTCTTGAGTTTTCACGAGCGTCGTTTTGCAGATGCGCAGGCGATGTTTCGCCAGGTGATCGAGATTAATCCCGGTGACAGCGTCGCCGACATGTATCTCGAGAAGGCTCGGTATTTCGAACTCATCGGCAGCACCAAACCGCTCGCGGGCGCGCCGTGA
- the rplU gene encoding 50S ribosomal protein L21: MQAVIQVGGKQYRVAQDTVFFAELTGTEPGKDLTINEVLSVSGNGQIKVGQPFLSGASVTAKVVEEVKGPKIVGVFYRTKKHNHRKWGHRQSYHKLQVTSIKA; encoded by the coding sequence ATGCAGGCAGTAATTCAAGTCGGTGGCAAGCAATACCGGGTGGCTCAAGACACAGTTTTTTTCGCTGAACTCACGGGAACCGAACCGGGCAAAGACCTCACCATCAATGAAGTGCTCTCTGTCAGCGGCAATGGCCAGATCAAAGTTGGCCAACCATTCTTGTCAGGCGCTTCGGTGACAGCCAAAGTCGTTGAAGAAGTCAAAGGCCCAAAAATCGTCGGCGTATTCTATCGCACGAAGAAGCACAACCACCGCAAGTGGGGCCATCGCCAGTCTTACCACAAGCTACAAGTTACCTCAATTAAAGCTTAA
- a CDS encoding SRPBCC family protein: MKILKIFGLVVGLAVLLILAVAAFSKKEYSVARDATINLPKDKVFAYLLQLKNQDNFSVWASMDKDMKKTYRGTDGTVGFVSAWDSAKDDVGAGEQEIKKILPGDRIDYELRFLRPFESKSDAFLKTEAVEPNKTKVTWGFSAKMPYPMNLMLLFTDIEGMIGKDFETGLLNLKLLLERK; the protein is encoded by the coding sequence ATGAAAATTCTGAAAATATTCGGCCTTGTCGTGGGTCTGGCCGTGCTGCTGATACTGGCAGTTGCCGCGTTCAGCAAAAAAGAATATTCTGTCGCGCGCGATGCGACCATCAACCTGCCGAAAGACAAGGTTTTCGCGTATCTGCTGCAGCTTAAAAATCAGGATAATTTCAGCGTCTGGGCCAGCATGGATAAAGACATGAAGAAAACCTACCGGGGCACCGACGGCACGGTTGGCTTTGTCTCAGCCTGGGACAGCGCGAAAGACGATGTCGGCGCCGGGGAGCAAGAAATCAAAAAAATTCTGCCGGGCGACCGCATCGACTATGAGCTGCGGTTCTTGCGCCCCTTTGAATCAAAAAGTGACGCTTTTCTGAAAACCGAGGCGGTTGAACCCAACAAGACGAAGGTCACCTGGGGGTTTAGCGCAAAGATGCCTTACCCGATGAACCTCATGTTGCTTTTCACTGACATTGAGGGCATGATCGGCAAAGACTTTGAAACGGGCCTGTTGAACCTGAAGCTTTTGCTCGAGCGCAAGTAA
- a CDS encoding transglycosylase domain-containing protein translates to MRRFYQTFIRGKIRYYLILLALYFGVRVFLAHNRWVDEEAAVMQKLTLYKQQLDRLRSGAIAQDTVASIEPGAVAIPSKVFDRYGKLIGEFYTERRSLLNFEDYPKHLVEALIASEDRRFHEHHGIDYAGILRAIVRNTLRLRFVQGGSTLTQQLAKVLFTNQEKTLDRKLFEFFCAQAIEEKYKKQEILEMYLNLIYMGHGMYGLETAAQFYFNKSARALTPGESASLVGIIPNPKAYSPITDLPRFLERQLVVMQALVAVGKLAPEKINNERRKFFQAWRIATKESKQSAIADFPDRLTGKNYAPFFLDYLRQKLATQFTQDALNRSGLRIFTTLDLGRQMIAQRSAKAAVELQKKHYEKLLEGARKKKNAARVQEYERALATTNAAFISIEPKTGYILTMVGGAEFSQQNQFNRALKADRQIGSTIKPLLFYLGLAKQVITPATLIADEPLQDYQNYDGKFLGKITVRDALKLSRNPTAIRVLQKLDFDDLRSLIHEILQIPYSDVEKKIPRELGVALGSSSFTPLQLAQMYATMLNRGRRVEPRDLLRIEDNQGRQIWEAPEPAEPQQIMDPAAAYVAITLMQAVVGGGGTAEPAMKVLRNSEGRLAFEVAGKTGTTSKYIDAWFVGLVADEATVMWVGNDANTTLGAGRSGSGLCAPRYADYLKSTRTAANKPQPFAELFDQSQVVKKSFCPATGLLSKFPGACEDEVLDQPFVRGTEPQDFDPSGTPEPTPEVPPANETNAVNPPVTTPVPPESPATPEATTP, encoded by the coding sequence ATGCGCCGCTTCTATCAGACTTTCATTCGCGGTAAAATTCGCTACTATCTTATATTGCTCGCACTCTATTTCGGGGTGCGTGTGTTTCTGGCGCACAACCGCTGGGTCGATGAAGAAGCCGCCGTGATGCAGAAGCTGACGCTCTATAAGCAGCAGCTCGACCGCCTGCGCAGCGGTGCCATCGCGCAAGATACCGTCGCGTCGATTGAACCGGGCGCAGTCGCGATACCTTCAAAGGTTTTCGACCGCTATGGCAAACTCATCGGCGAATTCTACACCGAGCGCCGCAGCCTGCTCAATTTCGAAGATTACCCGAAACACCTGGTCGAGGCGCTCATCGCGAGTGAAGACCGCCGCTTTCATGAACACCACGGCATCGACTACGCGGGCATTCTGCGCGCGATCGTGCGCAACACGCTGCGGCTGCGCTTTGTGCAGGGTGGCTCGACGCTCACGCAGCAGCTGGCAAAGGTGCTTTTTACCAACCAGGAGAAGACACTCGACCGCAAGCTGTTCGAATTTTTCTGCGCGCAGGCAATCGAAGAGAAATACAAGAAACAAGAAATTCTTGAAATGTACCTCAACCTCATTTATATGGGGCATGGCATGTATGGTCTCGAGACCGCCGCGCAGTTCTACTTTAATAAATCGGCACGCGCTCTGACGCCCGGCGAATCGGCGAGCCTTGTGGGCATTATACCCAACCCGAAGGCCTATTCGCCGATCACCGATCTGCCGCGCTTTCTCGAACGCCAGCTGGTGGTCATGCAGGCACTCGTTGCGGTGGGTAAGCTTGCGCCAGAGAAGATCAACAACGAACGCCGCAAGTTTTTTCAGGCATGGCGCATCGCGACGAAAGAGAGTAAACAGTCGGCAATCGCTGACTTTCCCGACAGGCTCACCGGAAAAAACTATGCCCCGTTTTTTCTCGATTACCTGAGGCAGAAGCTCGCAACGCAGTTCACGCAAGACGCGCTGAACCGCAGCGGGCTGCGCATCTTCACGACACTCGACCTTGGCCGGCAAATGATTGCGCAGCGTTCGGCGAAGGCGGCGGTCGAACTGCAAAAGAAACATTACGAGAAACTGCTCGAAGGCGCACGCAAGAAAAAAAACGCCGCCCGCGTGCAAGAATATGAACGCGCCCTCGCGACGACGAACGCGGCCTTTATCAGCATTGAACCCAAAACCGGGTACATTCTGACCATGGTCGGTGGTGCGGAGTTCTCACAGCAAAACCAGTTTAACCGTGCGCTAAAGGCTGACCGGCAAATCGGTTCAACGATTAAGCCTCTGCTGTTTTATCTGGGCCTCGCGAAGCAGGTCATTACGCCGGCGACGCTCATCGCCGACGAGCCGCTGCAAGACTACCAGAACTACGACGGCAAATTTCTCGGTAAGATTACCGTGCGCGATGCCTTAAAGCTCAGCCGCAACCCGACCGCGATTCGCGTTTTGCAGAAACTCGATTTCGACGACCTGCGCTCGCTCATTCACGAGATTCTGCAGATTCCCTATTCTGACGTCGAGAAGAAGATACCCCGCGAACTCGGCGTTGCGCTAGGCAGCTCATCGTTCACGCCCCTTCAACTGGCGCAGATGTATGCGACAATGCTCAACCGTGGCCGACGTGTCGAACCACGCGACCTGCTGCGTATTGAAGACAACCAGGGTCGGCAAATCTGGGAAGCCCCCGAACCCGCAGAACCACAGCAAATCATGGACCCAGCCGCCGCCTACGTCGCAATCACCCTGATGCAGGCAGTCGTCGGCGGCGGCGGCACGGCCGAGCCCGCGATGAAGGTTCTGAGAAATTCTGAAGGTCGGCTTGCGTTTGAAGTGGCGGGCAAGACCGGCACCACGTCAAAATATATCGACGCATGGTTTGTAGGGCTGGTCGCCGACGAAGCGACAGTCATGTGGGTAGGCAACGATGCCAACACAACGCTCGGCGCCGGCCGTTCAGGTAGCGGCCTCTGCGCCCCGCGTTACGCCGATTACCTTAAGTCGACGCGCACCGCAGCCAACAAACCACAACCATTTGCCGAACTCTTTGACCAAAGCCAGGTTGTTAAAAAATCGTTCTGCCCGGCAACTGGGCTCTTATCGAAATTTCCCGGCGCGTGCGAAGACGAAGTGCTCGACCAACCCTTTGTACGTGGTACCGAACCCCAAGACTTTGATCCATCGGGTACACCCGAGCCCACACCCGAAGTACCACCGGCAAATGAAACCAATGCGGTAAACCCACCCGTGACAACACCGGTACCGCCCGAATCACCCGCGACACCTGAGGCAACTACACCATGA
- a CDS encoding ABC-F family ATP-binding cassette domain-containing protein has translation MISLQNLGMSYGERDLFTGVSLQLNESTRYGITGANGSGKSTLLKILANRDVPSEGKIDVQKGTRIAYLEQNLPLDSGETAIQIVIAGDEILSKALAERDNPNADPAHAGEVEEIIMSREGYRAEAEAARLLSGLGLPDEVHNIPANKLSGGQLMRALLARSLFAKGEVLLLDEPTNHLDMPGIKWLENYILNEFQGTLLLITHDRGFLSALSEQILDVDYKTITLFNMNYNRFVGARTLAAEQKEREAEAAKKKIAELTEFIDRFKAKASKARQAQSRVKQVEKIEVPEIIPSSRRKPSFNFRYERESGRDVLNIHGVSMQFTETPLFQGAEFLLRKGDKAAIVGPNGHGKTTLLKIIAGELTPKSGSVQFGHEVRMGYYAQVHEELRKLGEPLHEHLHTLHREKAVKDVRGSLGLMLFEGDEQKKKLSALSGGEMARFVFADLMLQKPNFLVLDEPTNHLDIEGIEALEDALAAYQGTVLMVSHDRAFIKKVCNRVFELKDGTLKELNAGVRALDDREDAEAKAPPTARQKAEAAAESDRQQASAEANLSYEQRKRLKSEAGKAQTRVKRLEQEIADHEARIQALDALFGDGGQLQSLSADELRTKTEERAQLQKQLEERLAEWESLAS, from the coding sequence ATGATCAGTCTGCAAAACCTCGGCATGTCTTACGGTGAGCGCGACCTCTTCACCGGGGTTTCGCTGCAGCTGAACGAGAGCACGCGCTATGGTATCACCGGGGCGAACGGCTCGGGTAAATCGACACTGCTGAAAATTCTCGCGAACCGCGATGTACCGAGCGAAGGCAAGATTGATGTACAGAAAGGTACGCGCATCGCCTACCTCGAACAGAACCTGCCACTCGATTCTGGCGAAACCGCGATACAGATCGTGATCGCCGGCGACGAAATTTTATCCAAGGCGCTCGCTGAGCGTGACAACCCCAACGCCGACCCGGCGCATGCCGGCGAGGTCGAAGAGATTATCATGTCGCGCGAAGGTTACCGCGCCGAAGCCGAAGCGGCCCGCCTGCTCTCGGGTTTGGGTCTGCCCGACGAAGTACACAATATTCCCGCGAACAAACTTTCGGGCGGCCAGCTGATGCGGGCCCTCTTGGCGCGGTCGCTTTTCGCTAAAGGCGAGGTGCTGCTGCTCGACGAACCCACCAACCACTTAGACATGCCGGGCATCAAGTGGCTCGAGAACTATATTCTCAACGAGTTTCAGGGCACTCTGCTTTTAATCACGCACGATCGCGGGTTCTTGTCGGCCCTGTCAGAGCAGATTTTGGATGTCGACTACAAGACAATCACGCTCTTCAACATGAACTATAATCGCTTTGTCGGCGCGCGCACGCTCGCCGCCGAGCAGAAAGAGCGCGAAGCTGAGGCGGCAAAAAAGAAAATCGCCGAACTTACCGAGTTTATCGACCGCTTCAAAGCCAAAGCGTCAAAGGCGCGCCAGGCGCAGTCACGCGTCAAACAGGTAGAAAAGATTGAAGTCCCCGAGATTATCCCATCTTCGCGGCGCAAACCCTCATTTAACTTTCGCTATGAGCGCGAATCGGGCCGCGATGTGCTCAACATACACGGTGTTTCTATGCAGTTCACAGAAACACCGTTGTTTCAGGGTGCGGAGTTTTTGCTCAGAAAAGGCGACAAGGCGGCAATTGTCGGCCCCAACGGTCATGGCAAAACGACGCTGCTGAAAATCATCGCAGGCGAGCTGACACCGAAGTCGGGTTCAGTGCAATTCGGCCACGAGGTACGCATGGGTTATTATGCGCAGGTACACGAAGAGCTGCGTAAACTCGGCGAGCCGCTGCATGAACATCTGCATACGCTGCACCGCGAAAAGGCGGTCAAAGACGTGCGCGGTTCGCTCGGCCTCATGCTGTTTGAAGGCGATGAACAGAAGAAGAAACTCTCGGCGCTTTCGGGCGGCGAGATGGCGCGTTTCGTGTTCGCCGACTTGATGCTGCAGAAACCCAATTTTCTCGTACTCGACGAACCCACGAACCACCTTGACATCGAGGGTATCGAAGCGCTCGAAGACGCGCTCGCGGCGTATCAGGGCACCGTGCTCATGGTGAGCCACGACCGGGCATTTATCAAAAAGGTCTGTAACCGCGTATTCGAACTCAAAGACGGCACCCTCAAAGAACTCAATGCCGGCGTGCGCGCGCTCGACGACCGTGAAGATGCTGAGGCAAAGGCGCCGCCGACCGCTCGCCAAAAGGCCGAAGCTGCCGCAGAGTCAGACCGCCAGCAGGCGAGCGCCGAAGCGAACCTCAGCTATGAGCAGCGTAAGCGCCTCAAGAGTGAAGCCGGCAAAGCGCAAACCCGCGTGAAACGCCTCGAGCAAGAAATTGCCGACCACGAAGCGCGCATTCAGGCGCTCGACGCGCTCTTCGGTGACGGCGGCCAGTTGCAGTCGCTTTCTGCCGATGAACTGCGCACAAAGACCGAAGAGCGGGCTCAGCTGCAGAAGCAGCTCGAAGAACGCCTCGCTGAATGGGAATCTCTGGCTTCGTGA